A window of the Salipiger sp. H15 genome harbors these coding sequences:
- a CDS encoding LysR substrate-binding domain-containing protein, which translates to MHPPDLNTLAQFVAVARHLNFRRAAAELAISPSTLSERIRELEARLGVRLLNRNTRSVSLTEEGERLLERTRDAVAVLGEAAAALGQDRAAALSGRIRINGPAPAIELRLMPLVTSFLALHPGVRIEAVSEGDLVDVVERGFDAGLRYDEALAQDMVAVRLGPDQRMLVAAAPAYLERHGTPRDPGDLAHHACITHVFGTGNTLPWSFEKDGRALDIRPQGRLAVNSSAAALVAARAGHGLVYAFDEYLAADLASGQLVQVLDDWTPPFPGPSLYFTERRLMPPALRAFVDHVKAQARLGASGADAR; encoded by the coding sequence ATGCACCCGCCCGATCTGAACACGCTCGCGCAGTTCGTCGCCGTCGCGCGGCACCTCAACTTCCGCCGTGCCGCCGCCGAGCTGGCGATCTCGCCCTCGACCCTCAGCGAGCGCATCCGCGAGCTCGAGGCGCGGCTTGGTGTGCGGCTGCTCAACCGCAACACCCGCAGCGTCTCGCTCACCGAGGAGGGCGAGCGGCTGCTCGAACGCACCCGCGACGCGGTCGCCGTGCTGGGCGAGGCCGCGGCGGCGCTCGGGCAGGACCGCGCGGCCGCGCTGAGCGGGCGGATCAGGATCAACGGCCCCGCCCCGGCGATCGAGCTGCGGCTGATGCCGCTGGTGACCTCCTTCCTTGCGCTGCACCCCGGCGTGCGCATCGAGGCGGTCAGCGAGGGCGACCTCGTGGACGTGGTCGAGCGCGGCTTCGACGCCGGGCTGCGCTACGACGAGGCGCTGGCGCAGGACATGGTGGCGGTGCGGCTGGGGCCGGACCAGCGCATGCTGGTCGCCGCCGCCCCGGCGTATCTCGAGCGGCACGGCACGCCGCGCGACCCGGGCGATCTGGCCCACCATGCCTGCATCACCCATGTCTTCGGCACCGGCAACACCCTGCCCTGGTCCTTCGAGAAGGACGGGCGCGCGCTCGACATCCGCCCGCAGGGCCGGCTCGCAGTGAACAGCTCGGCCGCCGCGCTCGTGGCCGCGCGCGCCGGGCACGGGCTCGTCTACGCCTTCGACGAGTACCTTGCCGCGGATCTCGCTTCGGGGCAGCTGGTGCAGGTGCTGGACGACTGGACGCCGCCCTTCCCCGGCCCCTCGCTCTACTTCACCGAGCGCCGGCTGATGCCGCCGGCGCTGCGCGCCTTCGTCGACCACGTGAAGGCGCAGGCGCGGCTCGGCGCCTCCGGCGCGGACGCGCGGTGA
- a CDS encoding SDR family oxidoreductase, which yields MSSKIAVITGASRGLGRATALHLARAGTQIIGTYNSSPDAAAGVVSEIEAMGQRAAMLPFDADGGDIADFAARLGETLRATFGRDSFDYLVNNAGVGLHRSLAETGPEELDLLYRVHLRTPFLLTQALSPRIAEGGTVLFVSSGLARFTLPGYAAYASMKGALEVLTRYAAQELGPRGIRVNCLAPGAIATDFGGGAVRDNAQLNQRIAQMTALGRVGEAEDIGAGVAALLSGGLGWMTGQRVELSGGQGL from the coding sequence ATGTCCAGCAAGATCGCCGTCATCACCGGCGCGAGCCGCGGCCTCGGCCGCGCCACCGCGCTGCACCTCGCCCGCGCCGGAACCCAGATCATCGGCACCTACAACAGCTCGCCCGATGCCGCCGCCGGGGTGGTGTCCGAGATCGAGGCGATGGGCCAACGCGCCGCCATGCTGCCCTTCGACGCCGACGGCGGGGATATCGCCGACTTCGCCGCGCGGCTGGGCGAGACCCTGCGCGCAACCTTCGGCCGCGACAGCTTCGATTACCTCGTCAACAATGCCGGGGTCGGCCTGCACCGCAGCCTTGCCGAGACCGGGCCCGAGGAGCTCGACCTGCTCTACCGCGTGCACCTGCGCACGCCCTTCCTGCTGACCCAGGCGCTGTCCCCGCGGATTGCCGAGGGCGGAACCGTGCTCTTCGTCTCCTCGGGGCTCGCGCGCTTCACCCTGCCGGGCTATGCCGCCTATGCCTCGATGAAGGGCGCGCTCGAGGTGCTGACGCGCTACGCGGCGCAGGAGCTGGGGCCGCGCGGGATCCGGGTGAACTGCCTTGCCCCGGGCGCGATCGCCACGGATTTCGGCGGCGGCGCGGTGCGTGACAATGCCCAGCTCAACCAGCGCATCGCGCAGATGACCGCGCTCGGCCGCGTGGGCGAGGCCGAGGACATCGGCGCAGGCGTCGCGGCGCTGCTCTCGGGCGGGCTGGGCTGGATGACCGGGCAGCGGGTCGAGCTCTCGGGCGGGCAGGGGCTCTGA
- a CDS encoding YeeE/YedE family protein, with product MTEAATNGAAGAAPAGAMGKRAGLILGALVVVALVALFAGARYGLLLAIGLGFGIALEGMRFGFAGPWRAMILRREPSGVLAQLLSIALVSVIAIPLLSSHAGELVGAQAPIGFAMVGGAFVFGACMQIVLGCGSGTLVNAGSGNPVSLLALPFFALGSFAGAWNLIWWTDLGALPILTLTGGAGLGVTLVLLALAAAIFLWRAAPGTVKLSRRHAIAAVVLAALAIGNLLVAGQPWGVVYGLGLWAAKGYAALGGDLSASAFWAAPGSMERVQSSVLTDYTSLTDIGIILGAFGVAAWRRGALAARLPSYPARAWVATIVAGFLLGYSSRLAFGCNVGAFFSGISTGSLHGWVWFVAAFAGAFLGIRLRPLVGLEART from the coding sequence ATGACCGAGGCCGCCACCAACGGCGCGGCAGGGGCCGCGCCCGCAGGGGCCATGGGCAAGCGCGCCGGGTTGATCCTCGGCGCGCTCGTCGTCGTGGCCCTCGTCGCGCTCTTCGCGGGGGCGCGCTACGGCCTCCTGCTGGCCATCGGGCTCGGCTTCGGCATCGCGCTCGAGGGGATGCGCTTCGGCTTCGCCGGGCCGTGGCGGGCGATGATCCTGCGCCGCGAGCCCTCGGGGGTGCTGGCGCAGCTCCTGTCCATCGCGCTGGTCTCGGTGATCGCGATCCCGCTGCTGTCGAGCCACGCCGGGGAACTCGTCGGCGCGCAGGCACCCATCGGCTTTGCCATGGTCGGCGGCGCCTTCGTCTTCGGCGCCTGCATGCAGATCGTGCTCGGCTGCGGCTCGGGCACGCTGGTCAACGCGGGCTCGGGCAACCCGGTGAGCCTGCTCGCCCTGCCCTTCTTCGCGCTCGGCAGCTTTGCCGGGGCGTGGAACCTGATCTGGTGGACCGACCTCGGCGCGTTGCCGATCCTGACGCTGACGGGCGGCGCGGGGCTTGGCGTCACGCTGGTGCTGCTCGCCCTCGCCGCGGCCATCTTCCTGTGGCGCGCCGCGCCCGGCACGGTGAAGCTGAGCCGCCGCCACGCCATCGCCGCCGTCGTGCTGGCCGCGCTCGCCATCGGCAACCTGCTGGTCGCGGGCCAGCCCTGGGGCGTGGTCTACGGTCTCGGCCTCTGGGCCGCCAAGGGCTATGCCGCATTGGGCGGAGACCTCTCGGCCTCGGCCTTCTGGGCGGCGCCGGGCTCGATGGAGCGGGTGCAGTCGAGCGTCCTGACCGACTACACCTCGCTCACCGACATCGGCATCATCCTCGGCGCCTTCGGTGTCGCGGCATGGCGGCGCGGCGCGCTGGCGGCAAGGCTGCCCTCCTACCCGGCCCGCGCCTGGGTCGCGACCATCGTCGCGGGCTTTCTGCTGGGCTATTCCTCGCGCCTCGCCTTCGGCTGCAACGTGGGGGCCTTCTTCTCGGGCATCTCGACCGGCAGCCTGCACGGCTGGGTGTGGTTCGTCGCGGCCTTTGCCGGGGCCTTCCTCGGCATCCGGCTGCGGCCGCTGGTGGGACTGGAGGCGCGGACATGA
- a CDS encoding rhodanese-like domain-containing protein gives MTYKAIALTAALSGLAATGALAADLGPLVSPAELDTALAAEDAPKVLDIRGDAYADGHIAGAVSAPYGLFRGPDENPGATVPVDQLETTYEKLGLEPDAPVVIVAQGDTDTDFGAAARVYWTLKSSGFTELSILNGGAQAWVNTGLPLSKDAVTPEPTELSISWNDAWTAETPEVADVVDGGHEAVLLDARPAPFFEGKKAHAAAAKPGTLPGAQSYPYTQFFQSGATAIGQISDVQALKASLGVTEGEEIVSFCNTGHWAATNWFALSEMAGIENVKLYPGSMVEYSQTGRDMQNAPGLFQNLLNQVTGGN, from the coding sequence ATGACCTACAAAGCGATTGCCCTCACCGCCGCGCTCAGCGGCCTTGCAGCCACCGGCGCGCTCGCCGCCGACCTCGGCCCGCTGGTCAGCCCCGCCGAACTCGACACCGCCCTCGCCGCCGAGGACGCCCCGAAGGTGCTCGACATCCGCGGCGACGCCTATGCCGACGGCCACATCGCCGGCGCCGTCTCGGCCCCCTACGGGCTCTTCCGCGGCCCCGACGAGAACCCCGGCGCCACCGTGCCGGTGGACCAGCTCGAGACCACCTACGAAAAGCTCGGCCTCGAGCCCGACGCGCCGGTGGTCATCGTCGCGCAGGGCGACACCGACACCGATTTCGGCGCCGCCGCCCGCGTCTACTGGACGCTGAAGAGCTCGGGCTTCACCGAGCTGTCGATCCTCAACGGCGGCGCGCAGGCCTGGGTCAACACCGGCCTGCCGCTCAGCAAGGACGCGGTGACGCCCGAACCGACCGAGCTCTCGATCAGCTGGAACGACGCCTGGACCGCCGAGACCCCCGAGGTTGCCGACGTGGTCGACGGCGGCCACGAGGCGGTGCTGCTCGACGCCCGCCCGGCGCCCTTCTTCGAGGGCAAGAAGGCCCATGCCGCCGCCGCCAAGCCCGGCACCCTGCCCGGCGCGCAGAGCTACCCCTACACGCAGTTCTTCCAGAGCGGCGCCACCGCCATCGGCCAGATCTCGGACGTGCAGGCGCTGAAGGCCTCGCTCGGCGTGACCGAGGGCGAAGAGATCGTCTCGTTCTGCAACACCGGCCACTGGGCGGCGACCAACTGGTTCGCGCTGAGCGAGATGGCGGGGATCGAGAACGTCAAGCTCTACCCCGGCTCGATGGTCGAATACTCGCAGACCGGCCGTGACATGCAGAACGCGCCGGGTCTCTTCCAGAACCTGCTGAACCAGGTCACCGGGGGCAACTGA
- a CDS encoding MFS transporter — MTDRAAQTAPASMAGADPQISARMVLFALAMGGFAIGTTEFAAMALLPNFAHELGVSEARAADAISAYALGVVVGAPVLAVAGAKMRKRMLLIWLMLAFATFNTLSAMAPTFGLFTLARFASGLPHGAYFGVAALVAASIVPRNKRATAVSRVFLGLTLATTIGVPAASWMSQYIGWRSGFVLVGALSLATAFAVYLKAPRTPADPRANPLRELGALRNRQVWLTLATGAIGFGGFFAVYTYIASTVQTTLGASEHMVAVMLMAAGVGMTIFNLLMGALADRNLNLTAFVSFGAGAIVLALFPAAVAGGLWTMGLAVLSMSVLGGVSTVMQTRLMNVAGEAQQLAASLHHAAFNVANALGPFLAARVIAAGYDFPSAGYVGAALSAAGFVLFAITLRDARRSGLE, encoded by the coding sequence ATGACCGACAGAGCGGCCCAGACCGCGCCTGCCTCGATGGCCGGCGCCGACCCCCAGATTTCGGCCCGCATGGTGCTCTTCGCGCTTGCCATGGGCGGCTTCGCCATCGGCACGACCGAGTTCGCCGCCATGGCGCTGCTGCCCAACTTCGCGCATGAGCTCGGCGTCAGCGAGGCGCGGGCGGCGGATGCGATCAGCGCCTACGCGCTCGGCGTGGTGGTCGGCGCGCCGGTGCTGGCCGTGGCCGGGGCGAAGATGCGCAAGCGCATGCTGCTGATCTGGCTGATGCTGGCCTTCGCGACCTTCAACACGCTCTCGGCCATGGCCCCGACCTTCGGGCTCTTCACCCTCGCGCGCTTTGCCTCGGGCCTGCCGCACGGCGCCTATTTCGGCGTGGCGGCGCTGGTCGCCGCCTCGATCGTGCCGCGCAACAAGCGGGCGACGGCGGTGTCGCGGGTGTTCCTCGGCCTCACCCTCGCCACCACCATCGGCGTGCCCGCCGCAAGCTGGATGAGCCAGTACATCGGCTGGCGCTCGGGCTTCGTGCTGGTCGGCGCGCTGTCGCTGGCGACGGCCTTCGCGGTCTATCTCAAGGCCCCGCGCACCCCGGCCGATCCGCGCGCCAACCCGCTGCGCGAGCTCGGCGCGCTGCGGAACCGGCAGGTCTGGCTGACGCTGGCCACCGGCGCCATCGGCTTCGGCGGCTTCTTCGCGGTCTACACCTACATCGCCTCGACCGTGCAGACGACGCTCGGCGCCTCCGAGCACATGGTGGCGGTGATGCTGATGGCGGCCGGGGTCGGCATGACGATCTTCAACCTGCTAATGGGGGCGCTGGCGGACCGCAACCTCAACCTCACCGCCTTCGTCTCCTTCGGCGCGGGGGCGATCGTGCTGGCGCTCTTCCCCGCCGCCGTCGCGGGCGGGCTCTGGACCATGGGGCTTGCCGTGCTGTCGATGAGCGTGCTCGGCGGGGTCTCGACGGTGATGCAGACGCGGCTGATGAACGTCGCGGGCGAGGCGCAGCAACTTGCCGCCTCGCTGCACCACGCCGCCTTCAACGTCGCCAACGCGCTTGGCCCGTTCCTCGCCGCGCGGGTGATCGCCGCCGGCTACGACTTCCCCTCGGCGGGCTATGTCGGCGCGGCGCTGAGCGCGGCGGGCTTCGTGCTCTTCGCCATCACCCTGCGCGACGCGCGGCGCAGCGGGCTCGAGTGA
- the aroA gene encoding 3-phosphoshikimate 1-carboxyvinyltransferase → MSSHGDPIPMIARKSAGLKGEAHVPGDKSISHRSLILGALAVGETKVTGLLEGQDVLDTAKAMRAFGAEVEKRGDTWHVHGVGVGGFAEPGNVIDCGNSGTGVRLIMGAMATTPITATFTGDASLNSRPMARVTDPLALFGARAYGRSGGRLPMTIVGAEAAIPVRYATPVPSAQVKSAVLLAGLNAPGETVVIEREATRDHSERMLTGFGAKVTTEETSEGRVITLVGQPELKPQTIIVPRDPSSAAFPVCAALITEGSDVLVPNIGLNPTRAGLFFTLQDMGADLSFENMREEGGEPVADLRAKFSPNLKGIEVPAERAASMIDEYPVLSVVAAFASGKTHMPGVKELRVKESDRIDAMATGLRLNGVEVDEGEDWWTVHGRGFGDVAGGATVQSHLDHRIAMSFLVMGLAAEAPVRVDDGGPIATSFPIFETLMTGLGADLGREA, encoded by the coding sequence ATGTCGAGCCACGGGGACCCCATTCCGATGATTGCCCGCAAGTCCGCGGGTCTTAAGGGCGAGGCGCATGTGCCGGGCGACAAGTCCATTTCGCACCGGTCGCTGATCCTCGGCGCGCTGGCGGTGGGCGAGACGAAGGTGACCGGCCTGCTCGAAGGGCAGGACGTGCTCGACACCGCCAAGGCGATGCGCGCCTTCGGCGCCGAGGTCGAGAAGCGTGGCGACACCTGGCACGTGCACGGCGTCGGCGTCGGCGGCTTCGCCGAGCCGGGCAACGTCATCGACTGCGGCAACTCGGGCACCGGCGTGCGGCTGATCATGGGCGCGATGGCGACCACCCCGATCACCGCCACCTTCACCGGCGACGCCTCGCTGAACTCGCGGCCGATGGCCCGCGTCACCGACCCGCTGGCGCTCTTCGGCGCGCGCGCCTACGGGCGCTCGGGCGGACGGCTGCCGATGACCATCGTCGGGGCGGAAGCCGCGATCCCGGTGCGCTACGCCACCCCCGTTCCTTCCGCGCAGGTGAAATCGGCGGTGCTGCTGGCGGGGCTCAACGCCCCCGGCGAGACCGTGGTGATCGAGCGCGAGGCGACCCGCGACCATTCCGAGCGGATGCTGACCGGCTTCGGCGCCAAGGTCACCACCGAGGAGACCTCGGAGGGTCGGGTGATCACGCTCGTCGGCCAGCCCGAGCTGAAGCCGCAGACCATCATCGTGCCGCGCGATCCGTCGTCGGCCGCCTTCCCGGTCTGCGCCGCGCTCATCACCGAGGGCTCGGACGTGCTGGTGCCGAACATCGGCCTCAACCCGACCCGCGCCGGGCTCTTCTTCACCCTGCAGGACATGGGCGCGGACCTCAGCTTCGAGAACATGCGCGAGGAGGGCGGCGAGCCGGTCGCCGACCTGCGTGCCAAGTTCTCGCCGAACCTCAAGGGCATCGAGGTGCCCGCCGAGCGCGCCGCGAGCATGATCGACGAATACCCGGTGCTGTCCGTGGTCGCGGCCTTTGCCAGCGGCAAGACCCACATGCCGGGCGTCAAGGAACTGCGCGTGAAGGAAAGCGACCGGATCGACGCCATGGCGACCGGCCTGCGGCTCAACGGTGTCGAGGTCGACGAGGGCGAGGACTGGTGGACGGTGCATGGTCGCGGCTTCGGCGACGTCGCCGGCGGGGCCACGGTGCAGAGCCATCTCGACCACCGCATCGCCATGTCCTTCCTCGTCATGGGCCTTGCCGCCGAGGCGCCGGTGCGGGTGGACGACGGCGGGCCGATCGCCACTTCCTTCCCGATCTTCGAGACGCTGATGACCGGGCTCGGGGCGGACCTGGGCCGCGAGGCGTGA
- a CDS encoding d(CMP) kinase, with translation MAFTIAIDGPAAAGKGTISRAVAAHFGFAHLDTGLLYRAVGRKMLDGTDPILAARALRPQDLGVEGLRSAAVGQAASRVAVIPEVRAALLDFQRAFARRDGGAVLDGRDIGTVICPEAEAKLFVTASAEVRARRRYDELVAGGAQTDYETVLAETRERDHRDATRADAPLKPAKDALMIDTSELDVEAAVAAAIAAVEARSVERVRG, from the coding sequence ATGGCCTTCACCATCGCCATCGACGGGCCGGCAGCCGCCGGCAAGGGCACGATCAGCCGCGCCGTGGCGGCGCATTTCGGCTTTGCCCATCTCGACACCGGGCTGCTCTACCGCGCGGTCGGGCGCAAGATGCTCGACGGCACCGATCCGATCCTCGCGGCGCGCGCGCTGCGGCCGCAGGACCTCGGCGTCGAGGGGCTGCGCAGCGCCGCCGTCGGCCAGGCCGCCTCGCGCGTGGCGGTGATCCCCGAGGTGCGCGCGGCGCTGCTCGACTTCCAGCGTGCCTTTGCCCGGCGCGACGGCGGTGCGGTGCTCGACGGTCGCGACATCGGCACGGTGATCTGCCCCGAGGCCGAGGCCAAGCTCTTCGTCACCGCCAGCGCCGAGGTGCGCGCCCGCCGCCGCTACGACGAGCTGGTGGCCGGCGGGGCGCAGACCGATTACGAGACCGTGCTGGCCGAGACCCGCGAGCGCGACCACCGCGACGCCACCCGCGCGGACGCGCCGCTGAAGCCGGCGAAGGACGCGCTGATGATCGACACGTCGGAGCTGGACGTCGAGGCCGCCGTGGCCGCCGCCATCGCCGCGGTCGAGGCGCGCAGCGTGGAACGGGTGAGGGGATGA
- a CDS encoding aldo/keto reductase, with translation MKTVRMGPAGPELPAFGIGAMSFADFYGPTTEANSFAVLDAAAAAGVVHIDTSNVYGMGRSESAIGAWLKANPGARETLHIATKAGITKDAQGNRAFDNSAAHLEAELDGSLKRLGIEQVDLFYVHRREAARPIEEVTETLAALVAKGKTASFGFSEIAPSSLRRAAAVHPVAAVQSEYSLATRFTELGLSQACAELGTALVAFSPVGRSLLTDSPIPAETIAANPFLAGNPRFMAPNLAANLALTDRFRALAAEMGLPAAGLAIAWLLSRGDHVIPIPGTRSVAHLKELLTGLEARLTEEDLARIDAVLPVGWAHGDRYSAQQHVGPENFC, from the coding sequence ATGAAGACCGTCCGCATGGGGCCTGCGGGGCCCGAGCTTCCTGCCTTCGGCATCGGCGCCATGTCCTTCGCCGACTTCTACGGCCCGACCACCGAGGCCAATTCGTTCGCCGTGCTCGATGCCGCGGCGGCGGCGGGGGTGGTGCACATCGACACCTCCAACGTCTACGGCATGGGCCGCTCGGAGAGCGCGATCGGGGCCTGGCTCAAGGCCAACCCCGGCGCGCGCGAGACGCTGCACATCGCCACCAAGGCGGGGATCACCAAGGACGCGCAGGGCAACCGCGCCTTCGACAACTCGGCGGCGCATCTCGAGGCCGAGCTCGACGGCTCGCTGAAGCGGCTGGGGATCGAGCAAGTGGATCTCTTCTACGTGCACCGGCGCGAGGCGGCGCGGCCGATCGAGGAGGTGACCGAGACGCTGGCGGCGCTGGTGGCGAAGGGCAAGACCGCGAGCTTCGGCTTTTCCGAGATCGCGCCGAGTTCCCTGCGCCGCGCGGCGGCGGTGCACCCGGTGGCCGCCGTGCAGTCGGAATACTCGCTCGCGACCCGCTTCACCGAGCTGGGGCTGTCGCAGGCCTGCGCCGAGCTCGGCACCGCGCTCGTCGCCTTCTCGCCGGTCGGGCGCTCGCTGCTGACGGACAGCCCGATCCCGGCGGAGACCATCGCGGCCAACCCGTTCCTCGCCGGCAACCCGCGCTTCATGGCGCCGAACCTCGCGGCCAACCTCGCGCTCACCGACCGCTTCCGCGCGCTCGCCGCCGAGATGGGACTGCCGGCGGCGGGTCTGGCCATCGCCTGGCTGCTGAGCCGGGGCGATCACGTGATCCCGATCCCCGGCACGCGCTCGGTGGCGCACCTCAAGGAGCTGCTGACCGGGCTCGAGGCGCGCCTCACCGAGGAGGATCTCGCGCGCATCGACGCGGTGCTGCCGGTGGGCTGGGCGCATGGCGACCGCTACTCGGCGCAGCAGCACGTCGGGCCCGAGAACTTCTGCTGA
- a CDS encoding histidine phosphatase family protein, producing MSHVTLVRHGQANTHAKDETSYDRLSDLGRQQARWLGDHLRGTGEVFARAYCGTLQRHRETAAEMGLALEVVQDARLDELEYFTMAQLMDQQHGIALPPDREGFIRHLPTLFTYWREGRLEGAPESFAAFESRVGDVLAEIAAGEGRAVVVTSGGLIGMAMRVTMGLEMQALAHACLAIENTSLHRFQPLSTGLCLTLFNAVPHLEGAERSLARTHL from the coding sequence ATGTCGCATGTCACCCTCGTGCGGCACGGGCAGGCCAATACCCATGCCAAGGACGAGACCAGCTATGACCGGCTGAGCGATCTCGGCCGCCAGCAGGCGCGCTGGCTGGGCGATCACCTGCGCGGCACCGGCGAGGTCTTTGCCCGCGCCTATTGCGGCACGCTGCAGCGCCACCGCGAGACCGCCGCCGAGATGGGGCTGGCGCTGGAGGTGGTGCAGGACGCGCGGCTCGACGAGCTGGAATATTTCACCATGGCGCAGCTCATGGACCAGCAGCACGGCATCGCCCTGCCGCCCGACCGCGAGGGCTTCATCCGCCACCTGCCGACGCTCTTCACCTATTGGCGCGAGGGGCGGCTCGAGGGCGCGCCGGAAAGCTTCGCCGCGTTCGAGAGCCGGGTCGGCGACGTGCTGGCCGAGATCGCCGCGGGCGAGGGGCGCGCCGTGGTGGTGACCTCGGGCGGGCTCATCGGCATGGCGATGCGGGTGACCATGGGGCTCGAGATGCAGGCGCTGGCCCATGCCTGCCTTGCCATCGAGAACACCTCGCTGCACCGCTTCCAGCCGCTCTCGACCGGGCTTTGCCTCACGCTCTTCAACGCCGTGCCGCACCTCGAAGGGGCAGAACGGTCACTGGCGCGCACCCATCTCTGA
- a CDS encoding saccharopine dehydrogenase: MTHLWVRAEQRQNEDRVGVTPEGVKALIAAGVRVTVEESRARVIGIDGYRAAGAEIAPENSWPDAPAEAIIFGLKELPEDGTPLRHRHIMFGHAFKGQPAGQVLLKRFVAGGGALYDLEYLVDESGRRVAAFGYWAGYAGAAVTLLAYAAQLQGGICGPVSVWPNADAMEAAVTDALDAAGGARPRAMVIGALGRVGTGAGDLCRKAGVEVTQWDMAETAHGGPFPEVLDHEVFFNCILARPGTPVFVPASATTDPRRLRAIGDIACDPDSDFSPVKVYGHVTDWQSPALRVHDAPPLDVMAIDNLPSLLPRESSEDFAAQLLPHLLTLTALDAGVWGRAAATYTTYLEEELA, translated from the coding sequence ATGACACATCTGTGGGTGCGCGCGGAGCAGCGGCAGAACGAGGACCGGGTGGGCGTGACCCCCGAGGGGGTGAAGGCGCTGATCGCCGCGGGGGTCCGCGTCACCGTCGAGGAAAGCCGCGCCCGAGTCATCGGCATCGACGGCTACCGTGCCGCCGGGGCCGAGATCGCGCCCGAGAACAGCTGGCCGGACGCGCCCGCCGAGGCGATCATCTTCGGCCTCAAGGAACTGCCCGAGGACGGCACGCCGCTGCGCCACCGCCACATCATGTTCGGCCATGCCTTCAAGGGTCAGCCGGCCGGGCAGGTGCTGCTGAAGCGCTTCGTCGCGGGGGGTGGGGCGCTCTACGATCTCGAGTACCTCGTCGACGAGAGCGGCCGGCGCGTCGCGGCCTTCGGCTACTGGGCGGGCTACGCGGGGGCGGCGGTGACGCTGCTGGCCTACGCGGCGCAGCTGCAGGGCGGGATCTGCGGCCCGGTCTCGGTCTGGCCGAACGCCGACGCGATGGAGGCCGCGGTCACCGATGCGCTCGACGCGGCGGGCGGGGCTCGGCCGCGGGCCATGGTGATCGGCGCGCTGGGGCGCGTCGGCACCGGGGCGGGGGACCTCTGCCGCAAGGCCGGTGTCGAGGTCACCCAGTGGGACATGGCCGAGACCGCGCATGGCGGGCCCTTCCCCGAGGTTCTGGACCACGAGGTCTTCTTCAACTGCATCCTCGCGCGGCCGGGCACGCCGGTCTTCGTGCCGGCCTCTGCGACAACCGATCCGCGCCGGCTGCGCGCCATCGGCGACATCGCCTGCGATCCCGACAGCGACTTCTCGCCCGTCAAGGTCTACGGCCATGTCACCGACTGGCAGTCCCCGGCGCTGCGCGTGCATGACGCGCCGCCGCTCGACGTCATGGCGATCGACAACCTGCCCTCGCTGCTGCCGCGCGAGAGCTCGGAGGATTTCGCTGCCCAGCTCTTGCCGCACCTGCTGACCCTGACCGCACTGGATGCCGGCGTCTGGGGCCGGGCGGCGGCGACCTACACGACTTATCTTGAGGAGGAACTTGCATGA